In Pseudoliparis swirei isolate HS2019 ecotype Mariana Trench chromosome 22, NWPU_hadal_v1, whole genome shotgun sequence, the DNA window AAGGGTCAAGAAGAGGCTATAAAGTAGCCATTATAAAGGATGTTCAGTCGTGTCTTTTGAAAACTAAGCGCCACGCCACCCTGCACTGCCAATATGCAATTTTGTGGCCACAACATTCTCCAGGTGCTAGAGAAGTTTTATAAATGCTGGtcctgatgatgatgacgaccaGACGGCCTTGGCTAATAGTCCTGGAACATCTTAGCCGTGAATACATTTGGTTTCATTCTAATTGAAAGTTTGAACGTATTGCTCGCATGCATAAAAAATAACATGATGTCAGACACTTTGTCCTTTGCATTGTCTAATGGCCTCACCAGTGCCAAGCATTTTGGATGAAGGACAGTCTGACATCAAGAAATGCAATTCACTGTATGTTCCAAATGTATCATTAAGGCATTGAAACAACACTCTCTGTATGCAAGGAGGCCATGAAAGCAGCTTGTATTTTCCATGGTTCTCATAAAAATGGTAATGATCAGAAGACTGAAAACACTTGACCTTGCCAAGTATATGTCAAGATCTGTcagtgtatgtatgtttttagAAATGAGTCTTTTGACTGTGTCTGGTGGTGTTAGTCTGAGTGGAAGTGGGCGGTGGAAAACTGCCTCCTGACACCTCTTTAACAAGGTGGGCAGGCTGGTGAATCAGCCcagtcactcactcactctgtcGCCCTGACGCCCACAGCCCAGCTCACAGGGCACGTGGCACAACCAGATGTTGTTTTTGGGGAAGTTGCCAGACTAGGAATAGCTGCAGGAGGTAATGTATAGATGCTTGTTTCGAGGCTTAGAGGGAATCGGACAGGTGGCTGTTTTCCAGGTGTGTCCAGGATggtgacagacaggcagacgcaGCCTCATCAGAGAGCTGATACCTTTCTCCCTATGTTTCAGATGTCACCCGCAAGCCAGCAGATGCATCCCACGCAGACACTGCAGTCTCCGCCACCCAGCGGGGGACGGCGCCGTCGAGTCGTGGACGAAGATCCGGATGAACGTCGGCGGAAGTTTCTGGAAAGGAACAGAGCGGCGGCAACAAGATGCAGACAGAAGAGAAAAGTGTGGGTGATATCGTTAgagaagaaagcagaagagcTCACTCAGACCAACATGCAGCTTCAGGTACACAATGCACTTCAGGTGTTAAAAACGGCAACAATCAGCATGTGTTTTTGAAACGGCTCAGCTCCTTATCAAGAACGTAACGCGTGTATTGTCTCGTTTTGGACCAGAGATGATGGCAATAAGTTGGATTGGTGAGAAGGTGTATTTATCCAACACTGACAATCAGTCAGTTGTTAGAAATCAAAGTTGCAGAGCTCCTAAAATGAGATCCTATAATTCCTGTAATGCCACTGAATAGCATCTTTTTTTGGACCCTCCCTGTCTGGTAAATGCTTCATCTTTCAAGCTCCAAAGCTTTTTGCCAAATTTCAGTTCAAAACTGAAAGTCTTGAGCCTAATGCAAGTTATAAATTAACGCTGAAGTAGGAATACACCGTTTCTTGATTAGGGATAATAGCGTAGCCTGCTGAAATGGTTGATTACCTGAATTATAGACTTCAAATGCTTCTGTGTTTTCAGAATGAAGTGACCATGCTAAAGAACGAGGTGACCCAACTCAAGCAGCTTCTCCTCACACACAAGGACTGTCCCATCACCACTATGCAGAAAGAGTCCCAAGGTTACCTCAGTGAGTAGCTCAGacttaaacacagacacacacaaacttggGAATTTGACCAAATACACACCTTCATCTGTGTGCCTTAGCCACACAGTGCAGCTAGCACTGCGGGGAAATGTGAATTGTCTTGCCAGAGGAAAGATTTAAACTCTACAGACTGAAGTGTGATGGACACACAGTGAAAGCTCAGACTCTTCGCTCCTATGTGCTGCTATCCAGCTCCCACGCTCATGGCGGGACTCTTCCTTTCACATATGGGTGTTGCACACTCTGGTAGCCAGCCTGGACTGGGAGTTGGTAGTCTGAATCCCATATGAGCCCTGTTTTTCCATCTGACAGCACCTCCGTACCGAGGCAGCCGAGACTCAATGTGAGAAAGACGTCACATGCAGGCTGCACGTTGGCATTGAAACGTTCATGGATGCCCCAAGATCTCACTGATTACCGGACTGTGCCTCAACTCAGCCGTGCATGACATCAGAGCCCCGCCCGTTGATATGGATACAAGTGACATTTTCATGTAATTAGGATAAGGCACCTCCCTTTGTGACTTTAGCGCAGGAAAATAAGGCTCACATCCCCGCTGGCTGAATGGTTCTTTTATACAGAAGAGAGCCAACTCCCAGGCTGCGCTGGGAGAGACTTCCATCGATGAGCCGAGCTTGTGTACAGATGTCACCTTCAATGTATCCGAACTTCATCAGGCGTGTTTATGGAGTCACTTTTCCATTTCTGTGCTTTCCATACATGGTCTATTTTGGGATGACAGGTGAGACTTTGGGTGTGAGTCATATGTTGATATGTATTTGTTTCTGCTAATAAAGCCGTTTGTTCTGTTTACAATAATgtggtttgtgtttattttgacattcGTTATCATTTGTTTTGCTAACACATTATATATCGGTGTATGGAAGCTTGAAGGTCACAGTGGTTACACTACTACGCACATGTTGTCCATCCTCACTGATGTCTCTGCTGTCTCCTCAGGTCCAGATAGCAGTCCGGCGGGCAGTCCAGCACCAGAGTGCTCCCAGCACCAGGTCATTCAGCACaacaccatcaccacctccaccacagcTGTAGGGGGCAGCAGTGTGCACGGGCAAACCAATCACCGCACAGACATTAACCCCATTCACTAGGGACAAGAGAgaccccgccccgccccccgaCCTTGCTTTCTGAGGGTTGCCAGCTGCACATGCTGACCCCCCTCATTCCCTCCATCAAGAAAAACCTCAAAGGCCTGTGAGGCTGTTCTTTATACAGTCGCTCCAGGATGTATTTTTATAGACCAACCCTATTAACCCATACATGTTCTTTGGTTTGTTGCCTCTTTTTTtacctgttttattttgtgctTTTAGCAAAAATGGAATTTTGCTAATCTCATGCAGCATTGAAGTGACTTTTCTTCCTGTTGTTTAACAATGGTACAAAAAGGTCCATGATGGTCATTGAACCGGAGGACAGAGACGTAAGCCTCAGACTGTCATTCCTATTAGCAGACCGTACATCTCTGTAGTCCTGATGGACTGAACAAATAAGTCAATGTATTCTCTGAATATCACTTGTGAACAGTGTGTTGAGTGTATGCAACAGACCCTACACGAGGGGGGAGTTGCTGCCTTTAAGCCAAGTCAAACTGTCTCTGTGATGTCTTGAAGACAGGAATATGCAAGAAGGTGTAATGATACTTTTCTTTCTTAGAAACAAATATGACTGTTAACCTTGTCCCTGTCAGCTGTATTCTTAAAGAGTGTCATGAAATTCAGCGTGATCAATTGGAAGCAATACATTGCAGTATTGATCACCTTCTCCACTGTCTGTCCACATTCGATCAGCATGGCCAAGCCACTCTGGTCCCGAGGACATACAAGGCTGTTCCAGCTACAGAACTGCCCACTGACCCCAGTGAGGCAGCTGAAACAAACTGCTTCACTCTCCAGGACCAACAGAAGCTTTAATTACTGAGGcgtctttttgtgtgtttgtgcatctgGATTTTAGCATCCGTCGTTTTGAGTATGCAAGTTAGTTATGTATTATATGCTTTATCTGCCTTCTTTCCCCTGCAGAACAAAGTTCAGCAGGtgtgtaaagaaagaaaaacaaaaaacattgtgaTGAGAAAGTGACTGTGCGCATGATTTTTTATTTCCGACTGGCTTCCCACAACTGGTTAAGTGTTTCTAAAGAGGAGCAGTTTATGCTTGTGCTTTTCAAAATGTCACAATGTGCCTGAATCTTTCGTAAAACCTTTTGTTGGCTTTCTGTAGACGGCAACTCTTTCTcttcaaacaatcaaaccctTTCATTCCCTGTGTTTTATTCACACATTTCCTCTGTTATTGGTTTTGTCGTTGATGTCTGCTGCATGTGAGCCCAAAACCAGCTGACCAAGGAGAACAAGTACCTGCTTCCCAtttaacctctgacctcttcgtcaatttctcttcctctctttctcaggCCTCCTCTGCAGGACGATGGATGTATTAATAGTGACCCGTTTTGTATCTCCCTTGAAACTTCACGCCTTCTCATGTTCACCAcaactcctctttctctctttcctatGACCAGGAATGTCGACTCATTAGCATGATGACCATAATGCACTGTGTTTTACAGTAGGATGGATGAAATACATTCCACTGACAGGTGGAGCGATCGCAGAGCTGTCTATGCACTTTGTCCTCTGTCATGCCAGAGGGTAGAATAGCCATATTAAGGTCCGAGTAATTctcagtgacccccccccccccctccttttcacACACCAGCGAGAAACTTAACTGTGTTTGGCTTTATGAAGAGTCCGTACCTGGCATGGATCATGTCTGTAGATAAGGAAGGGAACCTTGAGCTCATGTGGTAAAGACCCTGCACGGTTAAGTTTGAGTCCTTTTTTATTCTGGAAGAAAATAGATGAAGGATGTGAATCTTTATCCTCGTATTGGGTACATTCAAGTTCTGTTGAAGCATTTGAACTGTTTTTGTCACGCGACGACCGTTCAGTCAGTGTGTGCATTTTGATATGTGTCAATGAGAAATGGATTCTCTTGAAAAGGGCTTTGTCGTACAAACCCTTTGAACTGAACCTTGCCTTGTTTTTAAACCGTGTTTTAGATCATTCCAAATTAACCTCTCGCATGTAACTAATTATGGCAATGACCTCAAAAAACCTTTAACTGGAATAAATTGGAGGATGTTGCTAATTTAGAGTTAGATATGAGAGTCTCTCATTTCCTTTTTGACAGTGGGTCCAGGTTCAGAAAGACAGTTGTTACtgcagaggaagaaaaacaatgcCTCTGTATTAAtgttataaatgtattattttaaatcaaactataaatattgtatataatttCATTATTCTTGTACATGTAATGCAACCACCTTTCTTATTGAAGGGAGTAAATGTGTGGTACATGTTTGTAAATAATGTTTGCATAGCACTTGTTGCCTTTTGTTGTACGCCGAGGCTCATTTCAGCGCTtaaatacattgtttatatGTAATGAACGGATGACTCCATTCTGGCCTGCATAACTTtgtacattttgtgtgtgtgtgtctgtaatgaCATTGTCTCCATTATGTTTTGCATTTGTACAGATGTTAAAGTATCACTGCAGTTACATTACAGTATGAAAATAAAGCACTTGTTCTGTAACAATTCACTGACTGATTTGATGTCACTACTACTTGAACTTGAAATCTAGTGACACAAATATTTTCTGTGCGGATAACCAGAGTGAAAAAAGGCACTTAAGAGACTGAATTGAACATTGGAAGAATGCTATGAAAAGAAAACTAACAAAGGATCGAGTATTCCCCGATGCTTGTCCTTGAGACAGACCTGCTCATTAAATAGTGAGATGCTTTAAAGGTTTAGAATACTCATTAATTATTGAACTGTCTAGACATCTTGATAGTTGCCTGGTGAAATGACCTGTCAGTTAACAGCAGTACACAAACATCTTTGTCAAAGCAAAATAACCAACTTAAACTCCACAACAGCAAATGaatttttacatttcaaaacCACTACAATAGACAGAATGAATTTCATAACCATTGTTTGTCTAAACATGGAAAGGGGCCCTTATTCTTCAGAGATTCATTTCGTATCTGTTTTTGGACTTCAGTTCAGATAATCAGAAACATTCATTTTCAATGACATTGAACACCCACAAAGGTTTGGCGAGATTACATTATTTCATTTCTGGCTTTCTAATAAAATGCCTTTAAGCAcagtgccccctggtggacatttTGTAGACTAACCAAACATAACTTGAAGGGACAAATCCCATCCAACAATGCTGCATCTGCAACAGATGTCAATCACACTCGCCGATCTTTAAGGCACTCAGATttagtaaaaacaaaaacaatttaatTGTAGTTTCAAGGTTTGTTCTTTATATTTCATCATCAAGCATGTTCTGATTGAATGCCTATTTCCCTCAGTTAGAACAATTAAATGGTTTTCATCAAACTCTGATCTGATAATCATTTTGCAGTCATTTTCACATCTGTGTGAAGACGTGGAAGACCTGGCTGACTCATTTCATTTGCATCAGGGAGCAGCACTAAAAAGTGTAAATTCAACAAAGTGCTTGTTTACATTGGCTAGAACAATCAAAAGTCTTTCAAATCAACACTCAATCATTGGAAATATGCCATTTTAAAGTGGAGCTGCTTTGATCAGCAGTTTCAGGACCAAAACATTCACACCCAGCCCCGCGTTGAAAGGAATCTGTCGATCATGTCAAAGGACCTCGCCGGCTGGTCGTAAGGCAGAATGTGTCCCCCTCCTCGGATGATGACCTGTGAGACAGGAGGATGGATTACAGATGTTGAGACGGTCGTTCCAGAGTACTTTTCACATTGATTTCCAACTGCTAACAACCCACCTGGTAAAACTCTCCCACTTGTCTCACGTAACCAGCCACCTCTGTGTCGCTGGGCTGAACCCTCCAGTGGAATCGAGGTGCCGTTTTGAACTCGGCCGCCCCGCTCCAGTTGACAGTCGGCAGGAACCTCTCGGTCAGTGGAGCTGCTACAATTACATCCAGCTGACCGCTGTAGATTAAGACCTGGGTGGATGTAGAAATGGAGCAAGCAGGAAAAAATTGTTACTGAGGGAGTGAGGGTCTTCCTAAGCACCAAACCACTGTTGCACCGACAACACACAGTGGACGATTCCAAAAAACCCCACCCTATAGTTGTCCATCAAGACCCCCAGCCACGGCTTGATGCTCTTCATGACATCCTGCAGAAGGTGCTTCTCCACCTCCGAGCCGTCGTGGAACGTCAGGTTCCCCACATGGATGGCCCGACGCACCGCCGGCAGAGTCACAAACCGGGAGAAGTACTCCTGGTCCTCGGGCTCCTGTTGGGCCACacagaacaacatgtggtggGTTGTGCAAAGACCGTTTCAACCGATAAGTACTGTGTTTGTAAATAAAGTTTTCAAATGTTTGCTCCAAGACGTCCCAGCAGCTGCTTTGAGCCAGAGTTTCTACTCACCCGACAGGTCATGTAGTTATAGTAGTTAGTGCAGCCCGTCGCGTTTTGGAAGAAGGAGGGATACGGTGCCACGTCCCCATTCAGCAAACTATCAAAAACCTGAAGTCAGACAGTAACAACATGGTCAGCTATATGTAAAAAAGgatgtgaaaataaaaagaggaaTTTATTGAACATTAACAACGTCATGCAAATCTGGACAACTGAGGCGCCTCCTACCTGAAAAGCCTCCACCCACTTCTGCTGATGGATCAATTCAACCCCCAAGTCTGTCTGCTGGACGACGTACTGCCTCTGGTGTTCGTCTATCAAGCCTGTTTGGTACATGAAGTCACCATAACCACCCAGCATCTGAGGTGGAGAAGAAAAAGGCTTTAAAATACAATACTCATCTTGTTTTTCATCGGCAGGACTGAAATGTAAACCACTAAAAACTATAATGGCGacaaagataaagaaaaggGACCATCCCTCTGCTGGAGTGAACATTTTGTAAGTGTTGGAACATGTGAgcaaagagagcaacagagttaTGAACTAACTTTCACAGGACATGGGAAATTCTGTAGTTGACATGATGAGGTTACAGGCCTCTGTTCTGGCTAGACCTGGTCAGGACTAAGAAGTGACCTCTTGGTGAGTTTCCTGTTAGCTTTGTGGAACCTGTAGGGTCAGAACAACCCCTCCATCATTCTTAGTGGTAGATGATTTGTAACCCAATACATTCCCTCAGATCTCCGGCCAACCTTCAACCCGAGCAGAGGTCTAATCAACCAGATCCACTGAAGAGCAGCCAGGTGGGTGACCAGAGGTTTAAAGAGGATCAGAAAACCAGAGTCGGTCCGACACGCACCAGTTCTGGATCACAGAGCCCGTCCCCGATAGCCATCCCCATAAAGTTGATTTTCACTTTGGCAGTGGGGTTGTTTTTATGGATGTAGTAAGAGATGGCAGGAACATACTTTCCTGCATATGACTGCATGGGGAGACGGAGACGGTTCACACAGATTAGGAGCATAGTCTAAAAATGAAGAATGTGTTTTTGGTTGCAGATGTTCTTGTTGTGGTGACATTTTAAGACAAACTTATGAACTTATACAACATATCTTCATTGTGATAGTCTCAATTGAGTGGATATCCATGGTTTATGATACTATTGTACATTTTGACACATACAATTTATACATGTGCAAAACTTAaacagagaaggaaaaaaaacatacctCTCCAGTAGCATAGAACTCATTGGACTGATACTCAGGAAATATCTGGAAGAACTGTGTTAAAGCACTTTCAAAAATAAGAGATAAAATAGAAATGAGTTAGTAATCAAACAACAGAGTTATAGATCCTGTGACACCATGTTTGCGTTGGATGGCTTTACCTGTACAGATCTCGGCCAACGTCATCCTGGTTTTGAGCAAAACCTTTATCGTCATCCGTGAAGCTGAAACCTGTCCCAACCTGGAGAAACAAACACTCTTCCTCAAAGACTTGACGATATTAATGCACAGAAAAAGTCAGATGAGCTGAGAAACCTTGGATGAAATATGCATTTCATGCCATTAGTTCTTGGCTTTTTTTGTCTGAGAATGAATAACTAATACGTACCGGATTGTCAACGTACAAAACGGAATAACTTGAGGTCCACGCGTAGTCCCTAAAACcaactgcagagacacaaaacgGTAAACAAGCTCAAACACAAACTCAGGGCTCAAGTGTTTTAGGTTAAAGAATTCAGTGCAGGTGTATGGATGGTAACACAGATACCAGATAATATATAACGTAGTACCAGATGAGTTCTTACCAGTCAAATTCTTGTACACCACATACGGTCCGTGTTCCACAAACAGACCGAACATGGAGGTGCCACCGGGCCCGCCTTGCAGCCAGAGCAGCACCGGAGCTTGATCTGGGTTTGCCTGTCACACATCGGGGCGAGAGTCACACAGGAGAGTCACGAGATCATTGTACAACAGAGTCAGTTTAGGTTCATCAGGCTGGTGTCATGTGATCaaccataaaaaaagaaatgtgactttTACACACTGCTGCCCAGCTCCTTATCATAAGCTGACTTCTCTAAATGTCTGATGTGTCCCAACCTGCAGCTCTGGCAGTAAAGTGACTCGTCGTTTGGAAAGCCTGCCGTGAAGAATAAGTGTGCCCCTACCATCAGTGCAGGGAAGAACCAGAAGAACATGTTGCTGTTGTATTtcttgttgacagtgaggtAGCCAGCATAGCTCTTGACGTTGGCACCTGGCAGATCTCCTACCAGGCTCAGTTTCCTGGCTGGATCAAAAGTAAAGGATGTGTGTCACATAATCACTTAGAAACTGTAACCATGAATGGTGTGAATTTATAGCCCATGCAGCAGCGTGGGTGCACGTCTACCTTCATCTATGTCGCCCTTCTCCAGGTACggagtgaggaagaggggggacCCGGGGTCGACTCCATTCAGGCCGCTCACACGGTGAGATTTCCGGCAGAAAAAAGACGACGAGCAGGTCCGTGAGTGCACAGAGTCCAGACAGGCCCAGAGAAAGAGAAGCCGCAGGGTTTCCATCCACAGCCTGAACACAACGCGTATCAGAATACAGGTTAGTTCGTTAGGTCGAGGGAAGCTCCCGCGCGGCGAGCCGCTCGCGAGTCAACACCGTCAACTTTAGTTCGTGACACTCACCTCATGTCGACTGTAGTTTCGTTGCCGACTGGATGAATGTCAGCCGTCAGTCAGAGAGACTTTCATATGGCGAGCAGTAGAATGGacagagtcacatgacacattaGGTCACGTGGTCGTTATAGTGGTCCTTTATGTTTGTGTCCTCAGCGCGGTCTTGCAGGAGACTCCTTAAGCTAAGTTTCCTTTATAACATGGAAGGCGTGTTGTGTGTGCTACAACATCTACCAAACATTTTCATGTTTCAAATAATGTTGCTCTCAATTGGTAAGTAAACTGTGTAAACTGTTTGTTTCAAAGTAACGTTAGCAGCGAAGGCTGCTTCAGCTAACGCGAGGTTAAGTGTTGAGCTTTTTGCCAGACAAACAAAAGGGAAACCAGGTAAGAATCATTACGTCGTGATAGCTATTCTATTAAGTTATTATTTCGTTATTATGTAGCTAATACACTGTACTATGTATATGGTATGTGTGCGCGAAAAATATGGTCTATCAACAAATTAGACGTTTTATGGTTGAGCATTACGTTCTAATACTTATTTAACTTTTGTAAAGTGTTATTTTACAGAAAACGGCAAAATAAgttaagtatttaaaaaaagttatgtGTCGCACAATGCAAACAAAAGTGTATAGCTCTGGTGCTGGTGGAAGTTCACAAAACAAATGAACATGGCATCCTTGAATGAATATACTAGTTATATACATGTGTTAATGATAGTTACATGTAAGCAAACCCGTTACATGTATTTACTGTTTAAAGTGTTAAAGTGCTGCCTTTAAACTCACAACAAGAATAATATTCAGTCAGCTTGTGTAGCCTCCTGTACACTTAGCTTATCCCTAGGCAGCATAGGAACTGTGACACTAACTGGTTTAAGTTTGCTCATCACTGTCCTCTCCAAAACTAGAGAATAAAAGGTTAGGTGAAGCCTCACGGCTGACTGATCGACTGGGGCACCTGTCAATCAAGCAGGCACACTCCAATGTCAAATGTCTTCAATGGAACATTGATTCTCTACATTGGCTCACAATTAAGGTTGCATTGTGTGTAATGTACATGCCCAGCACCAGGCTCCAGACAGAGGTTAGTCATCCACTTAGTAtaaaagattaaaataaaacaaatatatttttcaggAGTTGATGAAGACCAaaccagaggaagaagaaagctgAATAATGGATTTGAATTCATCAGGTCGTCAGAAACTCCAGACACTCACGTTGCTCTATGACTGCTGGATGTGTAAGTTAATAGTTGTTATAAatgttaatttaattaaatgttgttGATAATACTGTATGTGCAAGCTTTGTGTCTGTCACCTAGTGACCTAACATTTATTAATTTAGCTTAAAGATGTTACCATGTATACGAAAACCCTCACAATATCTTTATAGTTTTGCTTGATaggtttttatatattatagggCTTTTCACTGCAGACACTTGTCAGagtaggaaaagcacaggtgttacCTATAACATTAACGATGACTGGTCCGTTCTTTGTGTCCAGTCAGCCGTGACAGTGAGCCAGAAAACAACAGGGCACTTCTTATTAATATTACAATTTTAGAGTTCTGCTATTAATGTCAGAATGCTtgacttaaaaacaaaacactgagTACCTCAAATCTGTGCTTAACTCAAATAATGTTAGGATAAATACCTGCATTTTTAAAGCTGCAGTTGTTGATGTTTGGCCACGAGGGGGCGGTAAAATACTGGAAATGAAGCTACTCACAGCTGGAAAGAAAAGTGTGCACTGTGACAGCTCATGTGCGCCAGTGAGGAGGTGGTGGGTGCAACACACGTGTCTGCTGTGTATTCAAAGCTGATTTTACTTAATTATGTCTTGGTGGCAATTTACAAAGATAGTTTTATTCgagatcattttatttttggtcTCATATAGTTGCTTATATTTTAGTTGCACATTCATCCATCTGTTTCTTTAGTGTTTAgccaccaggtggcgctagatgCCTGACGATCATTCCTGTCTCTACGAGCTGGAGCACTGTGGTTCAGATAGTTGAGCCCTTGCACGACTTTCATGTCTTTGTTTCGacacaaaacatttgttttggaTTCTTCAAACAGACCCGAAGTCTTTTGTTTTAGAGATTATTTCGCAGTGGCTCACATCTGGCAACCCCGCGCCAAACTTTCACTTTAAGAAGGCGCGTCTCCGCTGCAGTGTGTTTATTACAATCCTTGAAGTGGCACATGGACACCATAGCTGCATTTCTACATGAGACCATTCCAGACCCACAGATGATGTCTGTCCGGCTTCGGAGTAACTGATCCACGGTGTGTATTCCTGAGGCTTGTCTGACTATTCCCATCCGCGGCCGCAGCACCTTCAGTGGACGCGGCAGCGGGGGCTCCTCGCCGAGGCGCGCAgcgaggaaggagagaaggagggaaggatcGGCGGATTCAGGCAGACGGGTGGTGCACTCTGGTCGAGACGAGACATGAAGTAGTCACCGAGAGAGCCGTCACAGGTGAAGCCTATCGGGACTCGAGGGAAATGGAGGCCCCGCCGGGGACGAGCTGCTGTGAGCGCACCGTGGCCAGACGGGAATAACCGAGCCGTGGAACGGGCTGGCATGGCAGCATCCAGCAACTCAAGCCTCTCCGGTTCATCTGTGTCCTCCGGTAAGAGTTCAGAGAGCCCACACTCACACTAGACGCTGACGCTTTTCACGTAATATAAAAGCTACTATTACTAGTAATAagctaataatactaatatgaCATTCATTTTTGGGGAGTTTACATTTCTGCTTTTATTTAGCTGAaatcaaactttttttattatcttgcATAAATCCACATGTGACACATCCTCTTTATTTCTCCATCTCAATCGCACACGTGCTTGGTGTGCATGAAACCAACACATTGTTAAAGTAGCTTCAGAGGTGG includes these proteins:
- the cpvl gene encoding probable serine carboxypeptidase CPVL; this encodes MRLWMETLRLLFLWACLDSVHSRTCSSSFFCRKSHRVSGLNGVDPGSPLFLTPYLEKGDIDEARKLSLVGDLPGANVKSYAGYLTVNKKYNSNMFFWFFPALMANPDQAPVLLWLQGGPGGTSMFGLFVEHGPYVVYKNLTVGFRDYAWTSSYSVLYVDNPVGTGFSFTDDDKGFAQNQDDVGRDLYSALTQFFQIFPEYQSNEFYATGESYAGKYVPAISYYIHKNNPTAKVKINFMGMAIGDGLCDPELMLGGYGDFMYQTGLIDEHQRQYVVQQTDLGVELIHQQKWVEAFQVFDSLLNGDVAPYPSFFQNATGCTNYYNYMTCREPEDQEYFSRFVTLPAVRRAIHVGNLTFHDGSEVEKHLLQDVMKSIKPWLGVLMDNYRVLIYSGQLDVIVAAPLTERFLPTVNWSGAAEFKTAPRFHWRVQPSDTEVAGYVRQVGEFYQVIIRGGGHILPYDQPARSFDMIDRFLSTRGWV